In Desulfovibrio psychrotolerans, a single window of DNA contains:
- a CDS encoding protein-tyrosine phosphatase family protein — MGQTLLHRLGCTLKRCLTDFMRPVEPSGTPAPDPAFPVHWVTSHLGAGPAPHARAHLKALSAQGIQCILNLCDELTELANIEREAGFEVYHLPIIDEEAPELEALDKALEWVDEALFLGKHVYVHCRHGIGRTGTVLNAYLLRKGLGHQLAARTLKRLRSQPANYDQWRTVRRYGRQNTPLTVCEPSLEFGKTVDLAPFITSYLALETQVETALDSLPPFPRCGRDHSQCCRSPVSLTLIEALVLSSRINTLIPATERSEIIRRAVDASRRERNARKGLAGDYCLSAADTLCPLNTESAAPQEDAPAQHGHDAEQHDHDAELSAAPQEAHPNGAVCSDLCMLYTYRPLKCRLFGLGETQSAALWQEQLVEPLKELSAQVFLALSGNLPEADPLRFSLPDVLSGKYVQTVFQKMLCAKDVCCTPLSSADSAE; from the coding sequence GTGGGACAGACGCTGCTGCACAGACTGGGGTGCACCCTTAAACGCTGCCTTACGGATTTTATGCGTCCCGTGGAGCCTTCGGGCACGCCTGCGCCGGACCCGGCGTTTCCCGTGCACTGGGTTACGTCGCATCTGGGCGCGGGGCCCGCTCCCCACGCACGCGCGCACCTGAAGGCCCTTTCTGCGCAGGGCATACAGTGCATTCTTAACCTGTGCGATGAACTGACGGAACTGGCCAATATAGAACGGGAGGCCGGTTTTGAGGTCTACCATCTTCCCATCATTGACGAAGAAGCCCCGGAACTGGAAGCGCTGGACAAGGCGCTGGAGTGGGTGGATGAAGCCCTTTTTCTGGGCAAGCACGTCTATGTGCACTGCCGCCACGGCATTGGCAGAACGGGCACCGTGCTGAACGCCTACCTGCTGCGCAAGGGACTGGGGCACCAGCTTGCGGCGCGCACGCTCAAACGCCTGCGCTCCCAGCCCGCCAACTACGACCAATGGCGCACCGTGCGCCGGTATGGCAGGCAGAACACCCCCCTCACCGTGTGTGAACCTTCGCTGGAGTTCGGTAAAACGGTGGACCTTGCGCCGTTCATTACCAGCTATCTGGCGCTGGAAACGCAGGTGGAAACCGCGCTGGACAGCCTGCCGCCGTTCCCGCGCTGCGGACGCGACCACAGCCAGTGCTGCCGATCGCCCGTTTCGCTTACCCTCATTGAGGCGCTGGTGCTGAGCAGCCGCATAAACACGCTCATTCCCGCCACGGAGCGCAGCGAGATCATCCGCCGTGCCGTGGATGCCTCCCGCAGAGAACGGAACGCGCGCAAGGGGCTTGCCGGAGATTACTGCCTTTCTGCGGCAGACACGCTGTGTCCCCTGAACACGGAATCTGCCGCCCCCCAAGAGGATGCCCCGGCGCAGCACGGCCATGACGCGGAACAGCACGACCATGACGCGGAGCTGTCGGCTGCGCCGCAGGAAGCCCACCCGAACGGCGCGGTGTGCAGCGACCTGTGCATGCTCTACACTTACAGGCCGCTCAAGTGCCGCCTCTTCGGCCTTGGGGAGACGCAGAGCGCCGCCCTGTGGCAGGAGCAGCTTGTCGAGCCGCTGAAAGAACTTTCCGCTCAGGTTTTTCTAGCTCTTTCCGGCAACCTGCCTGAAGCGGACCCACTGCGCTTTTCCCTGCCGGATGTGCTTTCCGGCAAATACGTGCAGACCGTGTTCCAGAAGATGCTCTGCGCCAAGGATGTCTGCTGCACCCCGCTCTCCTCTGCCGATTCGGCGGAATAA
- a CDS encoding PEP/pyruvate-binding domain-containing protein — protein MSFRELFLHWTYQAFAPGTLLRNKYNAFKELLRLDDRCLELIADLEEIHYGREHADWARVEWLCEELGRNLRGLIEQLQSMGPTRYMDLQDYFSKIHFYVRMAVTVPESEITPPFVFPLEEAHLHENQSGGKALHLARIARETDLPLPPAMVVAASTYHYFIEANELRPQLDARLRQIRLTDPAELAALADEMQLLIQEADMPEAIANEIEIAAMELGAGGRLLAVRSSAVAEDGEASFAGQYASQLNVAAADIVEAWKNVVASKYAPRALAYRIMHGLADAETPMAVLIMPMVDAACAGVVYTRDPERHDNLPAPDREHGVLAAYAVEGLGEALVDGSEAAHTALLSRRPQHRIIARKDDFPVPVPTLKRLAEHTMRLEALFGAPQDVEWVMDTRNRLYVVQSRAISTVDASPEEPFGPPDLPALLSATPAGAAALTAGTAQVIPQCSDIQNLPRGTVLVTRNLGPALSRVMDRLAAVVAERGSRASHFASVAREFGLPVIVEAEGCLDTIQHGSTITVDGLRGTVHTGKPDSLPEKTFVTPRPLGAMRRLGAAMPRIAKLNLTDPLADNFAPEFCRSMHDLVRFAHERGVEEMFTLVGRSGRGLAGARKLRTEVPISMYLLNLENGLFHSAAGKPEITPDDIRSVPMWALWFGLSSDRVQWPTHLRHMDWQEMDRISGGIISPDSPQLASYAVLSLTYMHMMMRLGYHFSIIDTLCGPDDRQNYIKFRFKGGGGRPEQRVLRLTFIERILTRFGFSVTTRGDMLDARHPAETDAVIQKRLALLGLLLARTRMMDMGLTRHDQIDEAEQAFMLDLDALENRE, from the coding sequence ATGTCGTTTCGCGAACTCTTCCTGCACTGGACGTATCAGGCTTTTGCCCCCGGCACCCTGCTGCGCAACAAATACAATGCCTTTAAGGAACTGCTGCGTCTGGACGACAGATGCCTTGAACTCATTGCAGACCTTGAGGAGATTCACTACGGGCGGGAACATGCGGACTGGGCACGCGTGGAATGGCTGTGCGAGGAGCTGGGCAGAAACCTGCGCGGACTCATAGAGCAGCTGCAATCCATGGGACCCACCCGGTACATGGACCTGCAGGACTATTTTTCCAAGATTCATTTCTACGTGCGCATGGCGGTAACGGTTCCGGAATCGGAAATAACCCCGCCCTTTGTCTTTCCGCTGGAAGAAGCCCACCTGCACGAGAATCAGTCCGGCGGCAAAGCGCTGCATCTGGCGCGCATAGCCCGTGAAACCGACCTGCCGCTGCCCCCCGCCATGGTTGTTGCGGCCAGCACCTACCACTATTTCATAGAAGCCAACGAACTGCGCCCGCAACTGGATGCGCGGCTGCGCCAGATACGGCTCACCGACCCGGCGGAACTTGCCGCGCTGGCGGATGAAATGCAGCTGCTTATTCAGGAAGCGGACATGCCGGAAGCCATTGCCAACGAGATAGAAATCGCGGCCATGGAGCTTGGGGCAGGGGGCAGGCTGCTGGCGGTGCGCTCCAGTGCCGTGGCGGAAGACGGCGAGGCCTCTTTTGCCGGGCAGTATGCCTCGCAGCTCAATGTGGCCGCCGCCGACATTGTGGAAGCGTGGAAGAACGTGGTGGCCTCCAAGTATGCTCCGCGTGCCCTTGCCTACCGCATTATGCACGGACTTGCGGACGCCGAAACGCCCATGGCGGTGCTCATAATGCCCATGGTGGATGCCGCCTGCGCGGGCGTGGTTTACACCCGCGACCCGGAACGCCACGATAACCTGCCCGCACCGGACAGGGAGCACGGTGTTCTTGCCGCCTACGCCGTGGAAGGGCTGGGCGAGGCACTGGTGGACGGTTCCGAAGCTGCGCACACGGCCCTGCTCTCGCGCAGGCCACAGCACAGGATTATTGCGCGGAAGGATGATTTTCCCGTGCCCGTGCCCACGCTGAAACGGCTGGCGGAACATACCATGCGGCTGGAAGCACTCTTCGGGGCACCGCAGGACGTGGAGTGGGTTATGGATACCCGCAACCGCCTGTATGTGGTGCAAAGCCGGGCCATAAGCACCGTCGATGCAAGCCCGGAGGAGCCCTTTGGCCCGCCGGACCTTCCCGCCCTGCTCTCTGCCACGCCTGCGGGTGCGGCGGCGCTTACGGCGGGCACGGCACAGGTTATTCCGCAGTGCAGCGACATTCAGAATCTGCCCCGCGGAACCGTGCTGGTGACGCGCAACCTCGGCCCCGCGCTTTCCCGCGTTATGGACAGGCTTGCGGCCGTGGTGGCGGAACGCGGGAGCAGGGCAAGCCATTTCGCCTCTGTGGCGCGGGAGTTCGGCCTGCCCGTGATAGTGGAAGCGGAGGGGTGCCTTGATACCATTCAGCACGGGAGCACCATAACCGTGGACGGGCTGCGGGGCACCGTGCATACCGGAAAGCCGGACTCGCTGCCGGAGAAAACCTTTGTCACCCCGCGCCCGCTGGGAGCCATGAGGCGGCTGGGCGCTGCTATGCCCCGCATTGCCAAGCTGAACCTCACCGACCCGCTGGCAGACAACTTTGCGCCGGAGTTCTGCCGGTCTATGCACGATCTGGTGCGGTTTGCCCACGAGCGCGGCGTGGAAGAGATGTTCACCCTTGTGGGACGCTCCGGACGCGGGCTGGCAGGGGCGCGGAAGCTGCGCACGGAGGTGCCCATCTCCATGTACCTGCTGAATCTGGAAAATGGTCTTTTCCATTCCGCAGCAGGCAAGCCGGAAATAACGCCGGACGATATCCGCTCCGTTCCCATGTGGGCGCTCTGGTTCGGGCTTTCCAGCGACCGGGTGCAGTGGCCCACCCATCTGCGCCACATGGACTGGCAGGAAATGGACCGCATAAGCGGCGGCATCATCAGCCCGGATTCGCCGCAACTGGCAAGCTATGCTGTTCTTTCACTCACCTACATGCACATGATGATGCGGCTGGGCTACCATTTTTCAATCATAGACACCCTTTGCGGGCCGGACGACCGGCAGAACTACATCAAATTCCGCTTCAAGGGCGGCGGCGGCAGACCGGAACAACGGGTGCTGCGGCTGACGTTTATTGAACGCATCCTTACCCGGTTCGGCTTTTCCGTCACCACGCGGGGGGACATGCTGGATGCACGGCACCCGGCGGAAACGGATGCTGTTATCCAGAAACGACTTGCCCTGCTGGGACTTCTGCTCGCACGCACCCGCATGATGGATATGGGGCTGACCCGCCATGACCAGATTGACGAGGCGGAACAGGCGTTCATGCTGGACCTTGACGCACTGGAGAACCGCGAATAG
- a CDS encoding response regulator has product MASILVLDDVIDAGVLVKRILERKGHSVTVFTDEEEAINHAGAACPDLAILDIKLRKMTGVQVLEELKRRCPDIRVIMLTGYPTLETARESLKLGANEYCVKPIDKEELEDKVDEVMGL; this is encoded by the coding sequence ATGGCCTCCATTCTGGTACTGGATGATGTGATAGACGCAGGCGTGCTGGTTAAGCGTATTCTGGAACGCAAAGGGCACTCTGTAACCGTATTCACCGATGAGGAGGAAGCCATAAACCACGCCGGGGCAGCCTGCCCGGACCTTGCCATTCTGGATATAAAACTCCGGAAGATGACAGGGGTGCAGGTGCTGGAAGAGCTTAAACGCCGCTGCCCGGACATACGGGTTATCATGCTCACCGGGTATCCCACGCTGGAGACAGCGCGCGAATCGCTGAAGCTGGGTGCCAACGAGTATTGCGTGAAACCCATTGACAAGGAAGAGCTGGAAGACAAGGTTGATGAGGTAATGGGACTGTAG
- a CDS encoding methyl-accepting chemotaxis protein, with the protein MTLKKQLLVSVLSVMVLGMLGIAATMWKMGSGGMAEVGEASSQALQSRAQSQLATLRGIKSVQVADLLRGMEDQLATFAKGRTAIDAALAFAYDFEIVRHESETPPDAIEPLRKELAALVAGPAFLAQPSFATHSAIAPEYRPSPPDAYVPADPNAVVLWKLFIQSQPDHAKRQELLEADNVFTGYTDNHLRFHPVFLDYAQRFGYRDIYLILPRTGQVLYSVTKAPDFASTISGGPLADSGLAKAYALADEAGQNGRESIVSTDFAPYEPLGNAPTAFMATPVFDGGQYVATLAFALPVKSLNAMLLNQGQFDTFGLGESGETYLVGPDGKRRTSSRFHDTELDVLAESIRTAPVQEALSGQTGQGFAEDYRGVRTLAAWQPVNVLGQRWALVAQMDEAEAMRISREVEAMADSTRTSMVAAGGIALLVFILAGTVLAVTVVSRIVGPVNRLGAYAKAVADGDFKASIDGSFPAELELLKVSIQHMVGELKTRLGFSQGILNAISDSFPCMTLNTDRRITFMGKRLLEITGKTGDAASYMGQTVGKFFFNDESRKTRSDEALDTRRKTEGEMTIAAAGREHVLHVNATPIFDLDNRQIGAFTLYYDLTTIRAQEAEIQAKNEKIASVASRAIHIAEQVASSAGALSGQVQGASAGASRQSERASETAAAMEQMSATSMDVARNAASAADNAETARKQASEGQQEVEQLIASIAVMRAQAAELKGFMDNLGGQTAAVGNVITVIQDIADQTNLLALNAAIEAARAGEAGRGFAVVADEVRKLAEKTMQATGEVGKAITAIQQGASLSIEGVNRAAQAVETSTGLATNSGQTLRSIVTAISGTADQVQSIATAAEEQSSTSEEVGRAVEDVTRIAAETARGMNEANRAITELAKRAEELQQLIRVMREE; encoded by the coding sequence ATGACACTGAAAAAGCAACTGCTTGTCAGCGTTCTTTCCGTCATGGTTCTGGGCATGCTGGGCATTGCCGCCACCATGTGGAAAATGGGTTCGGGCGGCATGGCCGAAGTGGGCGAGGCAAGCTCGCAGGCGCTGCAGTCTCGCGCCCAGAGCCAGCTCGCCACCCTGCGCGGCATAAAATCCGTGCAGGTGGCAGACCTTCTGCGCGGCATGGAAGACCAGCTTGCCACCTTTGCCAAGGGGCGCACCGCCATTGATGCCGCGCTGGCCTTTGCCTACGATTTTGAAATCGTGCGCCACGAATCGGAAACCCCACCCGATGCCATAGAGCCTTTGCGCAAAGAGCTTGCCGCCCTTGTGGCAGGCCCGGCTTTTCTGGCGCAGCCTTCCTTTGCCACCCATTCGGCCATAGCCCCTGAGTACCGGCCCTCTCCGCCCGATGCCTACGTTCCGGCAGACCCTAACGCGGTGGTACTGTGGAAGCTGTTCATCCAGTCGCAGCCAGACCACGCCAAAAGGCAGGAACTGCTTGAAGCGGACAACGTATTCACCGGCTACACCGACAACCACCTGCGCTTTCACCCCGTGTTTCTGGACTACGCGCAACGGTTCGGCTACCGCGACATCTACCTTATTCTGCCGCGTACGGGTCAGGTGCTCTACTCCGTCACCAAGGCACCGGACTTTGCTTCCACCATCTCCGGCGGCCCGCTGGCAGACAGCGGCCTCGCCAAAGCCTATGCTCTGGCGGACGAAGCCGGACAAAACGGCAGAGAGAGCATAGTCAGCACCGACTTTGCCCCTTACGAACCACTGGGCAACGCCCCTACCGCCTTTATGGCAACGCCTGTGTTCGACGGCGGGCAGTATGTTGCCACCCTCGCCTTTGCGCTTCCTGTAAAGTCCCTCAATGCCATGCTCCTTAATCAGGGACAGTTTGACACCTTCGGGCTGGGCGAGAGCGGCGAAACCTATCTTGTAGGCCCGGACGGCAAACGCCGGACCTCCTCGCGCTTTCATGATACGGAACTGGATGTGCTTGCGGAAAGCATCCGCACCGCTCCGGTGCAGGAGGCCCTGAGCGGCCAAACCGGACAGGGCTTTGCGGAAGACTACCGCGGCGTGCGCACCCTGGCCGCCTGGCAGCCCGTGAACGTGCTGGGCCAGCGCTGGGCGCTGGTGGCGCAGATGGATGAAGCCGAAGCCATGCGCATAAGCCGCGAGGTGGAGGCCATGGCGGACAGCACCCGCACCTCCATGGTGGCGGCGGGCGGCATAGCGCTGTTGGTGTTCATTCTTGCGGGCACGGTGCTCGCCGTTACCGTGGTTTCCCGCATTGTGGGGCCTGTGAACCGACTGGGCGCCTACGCCAAGGCTGTTGCCGATGGCGACTTCAAGGCGTCCATAGACGGCAGTTTTCCTGCGGAACTGGAACTGCTCAAGGTATCCATCCAGCACATGGTGGGCGAACTGAAGACACGCCTCGGGTTCTCGCAGGGCATACTCAACGCCATTTCCGACAGTTTTCCCTGTATGACCCTGAATACGGACCGCCGCATCACCTTCATGGGCAAACGGCTTCTGGAAATCACGGGCAAGACCGGGGACGCCGCCTCTTATATGGGGCAGACCGTGGGCAAGTTCTTCTTCAATGACGAATCCCGCAAGACACGCTCGGACGAAGCACTGGACACGCGCCGCAAAACCGAGGGCGAAATGACCATTGCCGCCGCAGGCAGGGAGCATGTGCTGCACGTAAACGCCACGCCCATTTTCGATCTGGATAACCGGCAGATAGGCGCGTTTACCCTGTACTACGACCTTACCACCATACGGGCGCAGGAAGCGGAGATTCAGGCCAAGAACGAGAAGATAGCCTCCGTGGCTTCACGCGCCATCCATATTGCCGAGCAGGTTGCCTCGTCCGCAGGGGCGTTGTCCGGGCAGGTGCAGGGTGCCTCTGCCGGGGCCAGCCGCCAGTCTGAGCGCGCCTCGGAAACGGCGGCGGCCATGGAACAGATGAGCGCCACCTCCATGGACGTGGCCCGCAATGCCGCCAGCGCGGCGGACAACGCCGAAACAGCCCGCAAGCAGGCCAGCGAGGGCCAGCAGGAAGTGGAGCAGCTTATCGCCTCCATTGCCGTTATGCGCGCGCAGGCTGCTGAACTTAAAGGCTTTATGGATAACCTTGGCGGACAGACCGCCGCTGTGGGCAACGTGATAACCGTTATTCAGGACATTGCTGACCAGACCAACCTGCTGGCGCTGAACGCGGCCATAGAGGCCGCCCGTGCGGGCGAGGCCGGAAGGGGCTTTGCCGTGGTGGCGGACGAAGTGCGCAAGCTGGCGGAAAAAACCATGCAGGCCACCGGAGAGGTGGGCAAGGCCATTACCGCCATACAGCAGGGGGCATCGCTCTCCATAGAAGGTGTAAACCGCGCCGCGCAGGCAGTGGAAACCTCTACCGGGCTGGCGACCAACTCCGGCCAGACCCTGCGCTCCATTGTCACCGCTATAAGCGGCACGGCGGATCAGGTGCAGTCCATTGCCACGGCGGCGGAAGAACAGTCTTCCACCAGCGAGGAAGTGGGCCGCGCGGTGGAGGATGTGACCCGCATTGCCGCAGAGACGGCCCGGGGCATGAACGAGGCCAACCGCGCCATTACGGAACTGGCCAAGCGGGCCGAAGAATTGCAGCAGCTTATCCGCGTAATGCGGGAAGAATAG
- a CDS encoding elongator complex protein 3, with translation MTISSGIIFSHPEAAARAHCAGAPDILPFFMPFAGCKTRCLYCAQNMQTGMAYAAGAHAREAELQAASVRLRDLLTERAQRNAQAVELAFYGGTFTALPDDWPERFLAVVQPFMEAGSVLGVRCSTRPDAVSVPQLLRLKALGLRTVELGVQTFDNDVLARSLRGYDGETASAACRMVHEAGLGLGIQLLPGLPGHTPAMLAGDMRAACALRPKTMRLYPCVVVRGTGLARLYERGEYAPWTLDTAAEACASALRVAWRHGVRVIRIGVAQEPSFTENVLAGPYHPAFGSMVRGRALVPYILRRVEALGRAPRLLMAPQGVRGEFWGYRSECRPLYAAAGLEPSKVCWWGAQVFCLL, from the coding sequence ATGACTATTTCGAGTGGTATTATTTTCTCGCATCCAGAGGCCGCCGCAAGAGCGCACTGCGCAGGCGCACCGGATATCCTGCCTTTTTTCATGCCCTTTGCCGGTTGCAAAACCCGTTGCCTCTATTGCGCCCAGAACATGCAGACCGGCATGGCTTATGCTGCCGGGGCGCATGCGCGGGAGGCAGAGCTTCAGGCGGCCAGTGTCCGGCTGCGTGACCTGCTGACCGAAAGGGCGCAGCGCAACGCGCAGGCAGTGGAGCTGGCGTTTTACGGCGGCACCTTCACAGCCCTGCCCGATGACTGGCCAGAGCGGTTTCTGGCAGTTGTGCAGCCTTTCATGGAGGCAGGCAGCGTGCTCGGTGTGCGCTGCTCCACGCGGCCCGATGCGGTCAGCGTGCCGCAGCTGCTGCGCCTGAAGGCACTTGGTCTGCGCACCGTGGAGCTTGGCGTGCAGACGTTTGACAATGACGTGCTGGCGCGGAGCCTGCGCGGGTACGACGGCGAAACCGCCTCTGCCGCCTGCCGCATGGTGCATGAAGCCGGGCTTGGGCTGGGCATCCAGCTTTTGCCCGGGCTGCCCGGGCATACCCCGGCGATGCTGGCAGGAGATATGCGTGCCGCCTGTGCCCTGCGGCCCAAGACCATGCGGCTGTATCCCTGCGTAGTGGTGCGCGGTACCGGGCTTGCCCGGCTGTATGAGCGGGGCGAGTATGCCCCGTGGACTCTCGATACCGCCGCAGAAGCCTGCGCGTCTGCCCTGCGCGTGGCGTGGCGGCACGGGGTGCGGGTTATCCGCATCGGGGTGGCGCAGGAACCGTCGTTTACAGAAAACGTGCTGGCAGGCCCCTATCATCCGGCCTTCGGGTCCATGGTGCGGGGGCGTGCCCTGGTTCCCTATATTCTCCGGCGGGTAGAGGCCCTGGGGCGCGCCCCAAGGTTGCTCATGGCTCCGCAGGGTGTACGTGGAGAATTCTGGGGGTACCGGAGCGAATGCAGGCCGTTGTATGCTGCCGCAGGGCTGGAACCTTCCAAGGTCTGCTGGTGGGGGGCACAGGTGTTTTGCCTGCTGTAG
- a CDS encoding integration host factor subunit alpha, whose translation MNGKTLTKADIVDSIYEQTDRNRAEVKNIVESLLEIMKGAIKKDHSLLVSGFGKFEAYDKKARKGRNPQTDETITLPPRKVVVFRLSRKFRSELNDA comes from the coding sequence ATGAACGGAAAGACGCTCACCAAAGCGGATATCGTGGATTCCATCTACGAACAGACTGACAGAAACCGTGCAGAGGTGAAGAATATTGTCGAGTCCCTGCTCGAAATCATGAAAGGCGCCATAAAAAAAGACCACTCGCTTCTCGTCAGCGGCTTCGGCAAGTTTGAAGCCTATGACAAAAAGGCGCGCAAGGGACGCAACCCCCAGACGGACGAAACCATTACCCTGCCCCCGCGCAAGGTTGTGGTTTTTCGCCTCTCCCGCAAGTTCCGCTCTGAACTGAACGACGCGTAG
- a CDS encoding class I SAM-dependent methyltransferase, with protein sequence MSQSSHTTSDVRINPGIGNYFLGDQYRCQEKCITEGFWTADRIAAEVDNGSRPVLDWALSCLPLDTRLSILDIGCGPSQKMASRLGQYDHISVTGLDSAEATALAKAFNPKGTYLACDLDSDESIAQASEKMTLFDVVFCFDVIEHVLHPEKMLQLIRLHSHKDTKIYITTLERDVSKNAGRLDEGSRKAEHVREWNQHEFRSFLEYMGFAIHEVKITPMKFEQHCQTMLCSI encoded by the coding sequence ATGTCTCAATCGTCCCATACTACGTCAGACGTTCGCATAAATCCGGGCATAGGGAACTATTTTCTCGGCGACCAGTACCGTTGCCAGGAGAAGTGTATTACCGAGGGGTTCTGGACGGCAGACCGTATAGCGGCAGAAGTTGATAACGGCTCAAGGCCGGTACTTGACTGGGCGTTGTCCTGCCTGCCTCTGGATACGCGCCTCTCAATACTGGACATCGGCTGTGGTCCGTCACAGAAAATGGCAAGCCGGCTCGGGCAGTATGATCATATTTCAGTAACAGGGCTGGATTCGGCTGAAGCAACGGCTCTGGCAAAGGCTTTTAATCCAAAAGGAACCTACCTTGCCTGCGATCTGGATTCAGATGAATCTATCGCGCAGGCTTCAGAAAAAATGACGCTTTTTGATGTTGTCTTTTGCTTTGACGTCATTGAGCACGTTCTTCATCCAGAAAAAATGCTTCAGCTCATCCGTTTGCATTCCCATAAGGATACCAAGATTTACATCACAACCCTTGAGCGTGATGTATCCAAAAATGCAGGCAGGCTGGATGAAGGATCCAGAAAGGCCGAGCATGTCAGAGAGTGGAATCAGCATGAGTTTCGTAGTTTTCTGGAATATATGGGCTTTGCCATTCATGAGGTAAAAATTACTCCCATGAAGTTTGAACAGCACTGTCAGACCATGCTGTGCTCCATTTGA
- a CDS encoding DUF4197 domain-containing protein, which yields MRVYRPFIHRAALCAALLLVSVLPLRAGIMDTLKQTVMPGSQTTGTQAAQSGLSTGDIAQGLKEALRTTVGNSVSFLGKDGGFLNTPSVRIPMPQHLQAGEKIARSLGQDALADNFIQTMNSAAEQATTETASIFYKAISEMSFDDARAILNGPKDAATRYFQRTTTGDLTTRIRPIVEKSTEKANVTGAYKNYAGKLKSLSPLMDASAMDLDGYVTDKTIHGIFTIMAEEEAKIRTNPAARTSDILKKVFGSVSQ from the coding sequence ATGCGCGTATACCGTCCCTTCATCCACCGCGCCGCCCTGTGCGCGGCCCTGTTACTTGTTTCCGTGCTCCCGCTACGGGCGGGCATCATGGACACGCTCAAACAGACCGTTATGCCCGGCAGCCAGACCACCGGAACACAGGCTGCGCAGTCCGGACTTTCCACGGGCGACATCGCACAGGGACTCAAGGAAGCCCTGCGCACCACCGTGGGGAACTCCGTTTCCTTTCTGGGCAAGGACGGGGGATTTCTGAACACGCCTTCTGTCCGCATTCCCATGCCGCAGCACCTGCAGGCAGGAGAAAAGATAGCCCGCTCGCTGGGGCAGGACGCTCTTGCAGACAACTTCATTCAGACCATGAACAGCGCGGCGGAGCAGGCAACCACGGAAACGGCCTCCATCTTCTACAAGGCTATAAGCGAGATGTCGTTTGACGATGCCCGCGCCATACTGAACGGTCCCAAGGATGCTGCCACCCGCTATTTTCAGCGCACCACCACGGGCGACCTGACTACGCGCATCCGCCCCATTGTGGAGAAGTCTACCGAAAAGGCCAATGTTACAGGAGCCTACAAGAATTACGCTGGCAAGCTGAAAAGCCTGAGTCCGCTCATGGACGCATCTGCCATGGATCTGGACGGCTACGTCACGGATAAAACCATACACGGCATATTTACCATTATGGCGGAAGAAGAGGCCAAGATACGGACCAACCCTGCGGCGCGCACCTCAGACATTCTGAAAAAGGTGTTCGGTTCCGTTTCGCAATAA
- a CDS encoding tetratricopeptide repeat protein, with protein sequence MADDQGQQNTLEILLKNFKPAGFFSSAGKSTTHQSKSAVNQRQILWAVRTLASGAVEVVPLVGGMPAPTSMRLAKKVERPRFAEQFWPEPDMYVRDAMHTFAGKPELAEYPQTVADTTRRYLPLVLVYLATGQRDKAETIIDFLVQHGVPLCEKQKKLLNRVAVELRRAGDTEGALGCYASIRKYYGEDEHLHFNIARTLWDTKRFAECLEHLDKCLAINPNLTVARQFRDKLAAILAKGGKTPKTPKTPIVVDNSFSITG encoded by the coding sequence ATGGCAGATGATCAGGGACAGCAGAATACGCTTGAGATATTGCTGAAGAATTTCAAGCCCGCAGGATTCTTTTCCAGTGCGGGCAAAAGCACGACACATCAGAGTAAAAGCGCGGTAAACCAGCGGCAGATTCTATGGGCTGTGCGCACCCTTGCTTCGGGAGCCGTGGAGGTGGTGCCGCTGGTGGGCGGAATGCCTGCTCCCACATCCATGCGGCTTGCCAAGAAGGTGGAACGGCCCCGTTTTGCAGAGCAGTTCTGGCCGGAACCGGATATGTATGTGCGCGATGCCATGCATACGTTTGCGGGCAAACCCGAGCTTGCCGAATATCCGCAGACCGTTGCGGATACAACCCGGCGGTATCTGCCGCTTGTGCTGGTCTATCTGGCTACGGGACAGCGCGATAAAGCGGAAACCATCATCGATTTTCTGGTGCAGCACGGTGTGCCGCTCTGCGAAAAGCAGAAGAAGCTGCTCAACCGTGTGGCCGTGGAATTGCGGCGTGCGGGAGACACGGAAGGCGCGCTGGGCTGCTATGCCTCCATCCGTAAGTATTACGGGGAAGACGAGCACTTGCACTTCAACATCGCCCGTACCCTGTGGGATACAAAGCGGTTTGCCGAGTGTCTGGAGCATCTGGACAAGTGCCTCGCCATAAACCCGAATCTGACCGTAGCCCGGCAGTTCCGCGATAAACTGGCCGCCATCCTCGCCAAGGGCGGCAAAACCCCAAAAACCCCCAAAACCCCCATAGTGGTGGACAACAGCTTTTCCATAACCGGATAG